In Portunus trituberculatus isolate SZX2019 chromosome 44, ASM1759143v1, whole genome shotgun sequence, a single window of DNA contains:
- the LOC123519089 gene encoding sorting nexin-6-like isoform X1: MMDGMEDVLPSETNGTKSGRSDTVDLNDSTLQVDISDALSEREKVKFTVHTKTTLPDYAKPEFSVVRQHEEFIWLHDRFDENEDYAGYIIPPPPPRPDFDASREKLQKLGEGEGSMTKEEFSKMKQELEAEYLATFKKTVAMHEVFLTRLAQHTVFRNDHNFKVFLEYEQDLSVRTKNKKEKVEGLFKSFNKSTDEILLAATQKDVDDYFEREKTFLLEYHTAIKDATVKADKMTQAHKSVADSYIQLSSGLSQLGTIEGPRLEKFINKVADTFEKARKVEGRVASDEDLKLSDTLRYYVRDGSAAKDLLYRRLRCLANYEQANKNLDRARAKNKDVHAPVDVADAELAQQNACEKFEHISNKAKEELNDFKGRRVAAFKKNLIELAELELKHAKAQAQLLKSCLQSLPEE, encoded by the exons AGTGGGAGATCAGACACTGTGGACCTGAATGACAGCACTCTGCAAGTTGATATTTCCGATGCcttgagtgagagggagaaagtgaagTTTACCGTCCATACTAAA ACGACCCTGCCAGATTACGCCAAACCAGAGTTCTCTGTGGTGAGGCAACACGAAGAGTTTATTTGGCTCCACGATCGctttgatgaaaatgaagactatGCTGGCTACATT atccctcctcctcctccccgaccTGACTTTGACGCCTCTCGGGAAAAACTTCAGAAgctgggagagggtgagggcagCATGACCAAAGAAGAGTTCAGCAAGATGAAGCAGGAACTGGAAGC GGAATACTTGGCCACCTTCAAGAAGACCGTAGCGATGCATGAAGTGTTCCTCACCAGATTAGCTCAACACACAGTGTTCAGAAATGATCACAATTTCAAAGTGTTCCTAGAGTATGAACAAGAT TTATCAGtcagaacaaaaaacaagaaagagaaggttgaggGACTCTTCAAGAGCTTCAACAAGTCAACAGATGAGATTCTTTTGGCGGCAACACAGAAGGATGTCGATGATTACTTTGAACGTGAGAAAACCTTCCTCCTTGAGTACCACACGGCAATCAAAGATGCCACAGTAAAGGCAGATAAGATGACCCAGGCACACAAAA GTGTGGCTGACTCCTATATACAGCTCTCTTCAGGCCTCTCTCAGCTAGGGACAATTGAGGGACCAAGACTAGAGAAATTTATCAACAAAGTGGCCGACACATTTGAAAAGGCCAGG aAAGTGGAGGGGCGGGTGGCATCAGACGAGGACCTGAAGCTGTCGGATACGCTGCGTTATTACGTGAGGGATGGGAGTGCTGCCAAGGACCTGCTGTACCGCCGCCTTAGGTGTCTGGCCAACTATGAGCAGGCCAACAAGAACCTGGACCGTGCCAGAGCCAAGAATAAGGATGTGCATGCT CCGGTGGACGTTGCTGAT GCTGAGCTTGCCCAGCAGAATGCCTGTGAGAAGTTTGAACACATTTCAAATAAAGCTAAGGAAG AACTGAATGACTTTAAGGGTCGCCGTGTAGCAGCATTTAAGAAGAACCTTATTGAATTAGCGGAGTTGGAGCTGAAGCATGCCAAG gCACAAGCTCAGCTGCTGAAGAGCTGCCTACAAAGCCTCCCAGAAGAGTGA
- the LOC123519089 gene encoding sorting nexin-6-like isoform X2: MMDGMEDVLPSETNGTKSGRSDTVDLNDSTLQVDISDALSEREKVKFTVHTKTTLPDYAKPEFSVVRQHEEFIWLHDRFDENEDYAGYIIPPPPPRPDFDASREKLQKLGEGEGSMTKEEFSKMKQELEAEYLATFKKTVAMHEVFLTRLAQHTVFRNDHNFKVFLEYEQDLSVRTKNKKEKVEGLFKSFNKSTDEILLAATQKDVDDYFEREKTFLLEYHTAIKDATVKADKMTQAHKSVADSYIQLSSGLSQLGTIEGPRLEKFINKVADTFEKARKVEGRVASDEDLKLSDTLRYYVRDGSAAKDLLYRRLRCLANYEQANKNLDRARAKNKDVHAAELAQQNACEKFEHISNKAKEELNDFKGRRVAAFKKNLIELAELELKHAKAQAQLLKSCLQSLPEE, translated from the exons AGTGGGAGATCAGACACTGTGGACCTGAATGACAGCACTCTGCAAGTTGATATTTCCGATGCcttgagtgagagggagaaagtgaagTTTACCGTCCATACTAAA ACGACCCTGCCAGATTACGCCAAACCAGAGTTCTCTGTGGTGAGGCAACACGAAGAGTTTATTTGGCTCCACGATCGctttgatgaaaatgaagactatGCTGGCTACATT atccctcctcctcctccccgaccTGACTTTGACGCCTCTCGGGAAAAACTTCAGAAgctgggagagggtgagggcagCATGACCAAAGAAGAGTTCAGCAAGATGAAGCAGGAACTGGAAGC GGAATACTTGGCCACCTTCAAGAAGACCGTAGCGATGCATGAAGTGTTCCTCACCAGATTAGCTCAACACACAGTGTTCAGAAATGATCACAATTTCAAAGTGTTCCTAGAGTATGAACAAGAT TTATCAGtcagaacaaaaaacaagaaagagaaggttgaggGACTCTTCAAGAGCTTCAACAAGTCAACAGATGAGATTCTTTTGGCGGCAACACAGAAGGATGTCGATGATTACTTTGAACGTGAGAAAACCTTCCTCCTTGAGTACCACACGGCAATCAAAGATGCCACAGTAAAGGCAGATAAGATGACCCAGGCACACAAAA GTGTGGCTGACTCCTATATACAGCTCTCTTCAGGCCTCTCTCAGCTAGGGACAATTGAGGGACCAAGACTAGAGAAATTTATCAACAAAGTGGCCGACACATTTGAAAAGGCCAGG aAAGTGGAGGGGCGGGTGGCATCAGACGAGGACCTGAAGCTGTCGGATACGCTGCGTTATTACGTGAGGGATGGGAGTGCTGCCAAGGACCTGCTGTACCGCCGCCTTAGGTGTCTGGCCAACTATGAGCAGGCCAACAAGAACCTGGACCGTGCCAGAGCCAAGAATAAGGATGTGCATGCT GCTGAGCTTGCCCAGCAGAATGCCTGTGAGAAGTTTGAACACATTTCAAATAAAGCTAAGGAAG AACTGAATGACTTTAAGGGTCGCCGTGTAGCAGCATTTAAGAAGAACCTTATTGAATTAGCGGAGTTGGAGCTGAAGCATGCCAAG gCACAAGCTCAGCTGCTGAAGAGCTGCCTACAAAGCCTCCCAGAAGAGTGA